A portion of the Adhaeribacter radiodurans genome contains these proteins:
- a CDS encoding phospholipase D-like domain-containing protein yields the protein MQDILIGELNQAKKSIKAAIAWFTNEHIFNAIINCLNKGIVVELIIRDDYINNSEASLPWIKIINANGRIYFSSNSHKLHHKYCIIDDVTIITGSYNWTYLAEKVNQENIVIIKEKNLTDSYLSNFKDLKKSSLLVTDFSQLNKRQIESSPLQEKNFIEEELKLVEENIVENTISIDNQAERLQSLLKDAEYSYLNKHYDEALRYLSLVLKIDDHQPLAYELLSWLMFRQNNYADQIKYAEKGVELFGDDPEYNNLLGIGYGMLKNQRQSLTNFDKSIKLLPENTTYYSNKITFLEIFGLHSLADKEILNLNKAASTVIKNKENYTPYNVMKAYIDRAMVKSGRTERKEAAIKAREYFYKISESERDYNDLDDIDFLMKS from the coding sequence ATTCAAGACATTCTAATAGGTGAACTGAATCAGGCTAAAAAAAGCATAAAAGCGGCAATTGCTTGGTTTACTAACGAACACATTTTTAATGCAATTATAAATTGCTTAAACAAGGGTATAGTGGTAGAACTCATTATACGCGATGACTATATTAATAATTCTGAAGCTTCTTTACCCTGGATAAAAATTATTAATGCTAATGGGAGAATTTACTTTTCTTCTAATTCTCATAAACTCCATCATAAGTATTGTATTATAGATGATGTAACAATAATAACCGGTTCTTATAACTGGACTTACCTTGCTGAAAAAGTAAATCAAGAGAATATTGTGATAATTAAGGAGAAAAATTTAACGGATTCTTATTTAAGCAATTTTAAAGATCTAAAGAAGAGTAGCCTTTTAGTTACAGATTTCTCTCAGCTCAATAAACGTCAAATAGAATCATCACCTTTACAGGAAAAGAATTTTATAGAGGAAGAACTCAAATTAGTTGAGGAGAATATAGTCGAAAACACAATAAGCATAGATAATCAAGCAGAAAGGTTACAAAGCCTTTTAAAGGATGCTGAATATTCTTATTTAAATAAACATTATGATGAAGCACTTAGGTATTTAAGCTTAGTACTCAAAATTGACGACCATCAGCCCTTAGCTTACGAACTACTAAGTTGGTTAATGTTTAGACAAAACAATTATGCGGACCAAATTAAATATGCAGAAAAAGGAGTAGAGTTATTTGGAGATGATCCTGAATACAATAACCTTTTAGGAATTGGATATGGAATGCTCAAAAATCAACGACAATCACTGACGAACTTTGATAAGTCAATTAAACTACTTCCAGAAAATACAACCTATTATTCGAATAAAATAACATTCCTAGAAATATTCGGATTACATAGTTTAGCCGATAAGGAAATATTGAATCTAAATAAAGCAGCATCTACAGTTATTAAAAATAAAGAGAATTATACTCCATATAACGTAATGAAAGCTTACATTGATAGAGCTATGGTTAAATCAGGGAGAACTGAAAGGAAGGAAGCTGCTATTAAAGCCAGAGAGTATTTCTATAAAATTTCAGAATCTGAGCGAGATTACAATGACTTAGATGATATAGATTTTTTAATGAAAAGCTAA